AATTGGGGTTTTTTTGTTTGATAGATTAAACTCACCTGAACTAAGATTTTAgctttttttactcttttttttgcAATTGGGTATGAAATTACTGCAATTTTTAGCAGAAAAAAGGggaaaagattcaaactttatgGTTTTTTTGTAAGTTTTTAGAAGAATGTAAGTTAAAATGGGTGAACTGAACTCTCACTGTTTCTGGTAACAGAGAGAGTAGTAGAAAAGATGCATTTAGAGATGAAGAACCCTAAATTGAGAAATTTTGATGGGTGTTaaattaattgattaaattagggATTAGGGATTTTTGGGGGAAGTTTAATTTTGGTATTTTGTTGTTGAATTGATGTGTGGAAAATGGAGAGAAAAAGCAAAAAGGGAAACAGTGACAGTGAGACAGTGAGTGGGTTGGAGAAGAGAAGAGAGTTTTTAAAAAAAGTTGGGGGTGTGAGAGTTTTGCAgcttttctttttcatttattTAGTAGAGCATGGATAGTTGGTTGACGCGGATATATTCGTCTTAATCTTAAAATAGAATATGATGACTAGCATGACACACATTAGTATCGTCTATTCAAGTTTTAAGAGTTAGACTCGGTTTGGCACGACATTTTAGATATCTTATTTGActaaagtagcttatttgaccaaaatttcagctacctgaattttttgcaagtgtttgacaagtagtttatttggtcaaataaggtacctgaaatgaaatgctactcatgtagcatttgagaaatcaggtacctgaaatgacttattttccattttgtacccctttattctatcaattggtctcccttgtgacgggttaccatttgtggcggatattttgtgagttaaaatggtaacaaaatgggttagtagagaaaggggaccacatgaatagtgttgcagagagagaaaaagtgggtactttgtgaggtaaaatggtatccgtcactcaagagtgacggatatgtgccgtcacaaacaagaatttgtgttattctataatattaaataatttgcatatccttttacgtcattttaacAAAATCAgataccttttcagctagtttgtcaaACACATTTGTATATAATCAGTGACTTTATTAGAtcttaattttcagctaccttatcagttaccttttcaagtTTCAGTTAGATTTTCAattttcagttagcttttcagttttcagctacttTTTCAGATAGTTTTGCCAAATAGAGCCTTACAATGGCAGTATTCGTTTTAGGATTAAATTCTAGTTCTTTTTAGCTGAAAAGAGTTTAtttgaactgaattgaatggaGTTAAACTGGCAACCTAAGAGGAAATTTGTGAAAAGATGGACAGAATTAAATTAAGCTGAACTGAAATATGTTATTACTTGTATATATAGGGGTAAAGGACAAATATTTTGATGGTTTCTAGGCATTCTCTTTTAGTCTTTTTACCTCGCCATACAAAATTTATGGTCAAGTGTATTGTTATTTAACCGGTTTTATTCTTAAATAAAATATCTTCTTAAAAGAGACATGTTTTCATTTTTTCGTTTTTTAGGTGCGGTAATTATCACGTGAGATTATTGTTCAATGAGTAACGAGTTTTATGATATTTTTACaattaattttgtgattataaatgAAGTGTAATAATAGTCCACTTATTCTATCATACAACGGTTTAATTTGGGAGATCGATAAATTGCATAATATGAGATTTTTCATTTCCAGGTTTTGTAGTAGcactaattctttttttttaagTAATGATTTGTTATTTAGACATGTCTTTTAGATAATTTGTCATTTTTGTTATCAAACGTGTTGGCCAATATGTATTATTTCTAGTCGAAACAAACCAAACCATGTAAAGAAAGGAGCATGCGAGGCTTTTATGACCCATAAGGTGTTGCCTGCTAGTAATAGACTAATAGGTGTGGTCTAGTTGGTCATTTTGTGGTCAGGTGTTGAGTTTTGCCTTAAGGTGTCATGGGTTGCCAAGGCTTGTGATGGGTTTTGCTAGGCTAATTTGGGGTGGTTTACTTCTTGGAGAGGTGGGCGTAATACGGCTACGACCTAAGGGTGGAGGCGAAGGATGATGGCATCGGTTTGGTGGTGCTGGTCCTCAACCCTTCCTTTCGTGGCTTCGACATGTCATCTCATGACTCTATAGTAAAGGATTCTTTAGCTAAAATTGCATTCATACTCTAATTTTTCTCTTACATTACCTAATCACGCACAGGTAGGTTttactttctttttcttttgaattatctgattacaaaatacaaaaacaaagagCAAAACTCAAATCTTATGTGGGTCATAGAGTGAAATAAAGAAAACTAACTTAATTATCATGTATAGATAGATTGATGTGTGCATTATCATGTATGCCGGCTGATCGATGATAAATagcacttttttttttctcaaatggCATTGAAGAcataaatattttcgaaaattgGACTTCTTTCAACTATTTGCAGGAAATGGGTTTACGACTCTacatcttgttttattttcgtaCCAAGTTCAGTAGTCAATCGCTATTAAATTAAACGTAGCTTTTGGTTTCAATTAACCACATGTGGATTATTAAACATCCTTTGACAAGTAATTGTACGAAATATAAATCGAGAATGAGTAATCAAAGAACAGAATCCGATGTTATCAACATGGCTCCATTTTCGGCCCGGGTCAATTCACACTGGCCTAAACTACTATTACCTTGGAGACCAATTTTTGACAAACAAGATGCAGCTATTTACAAGACCCCTCCTATAGTCCTTTGCCTTCAAATAAGTACAAAAGGTATGTGTGTAAACATCAAAATTATCCCATTTATGTCAAGAATTTGTTCTCAAAGGAGACAATTTATGACATTTTTTGTTAGTCAAGGATCACAATCCTAAACTTCACGACAATAAAGTAGACAATTATTTCGTTTCATGTTAGTTGTTACCACCTTCTAAAAGCATAAGTGTGTTAGCACTCATAATCTACTCATGCTTAAAAACAAAGGTGAAAATCAATCATTTTTTTTAATGCTTTTTGTAACTAGGGTCAATCCTATTTGGCAGTTTTAGTGAATCATCCACTGGAAAAAAGAAGAGACCAAGTCGACCAATAcatatcacaaattcttgtttcagacggaccaTTTTCGTCTGAAACAATAAAACGGGGTTTTGTGACTAATTTATGGTCGAATATAACCACAATGATCTAGCTAGTGTTATAGcttattggttttttttttccaaaaatgaTCACATTTGGCTATAAAATGGTTTCAAAATCCCGTCTTATTGTTTCAGATGAAAATAGCTCCAACTCAAGACAAATAGAGTTGAAGGGTCGTCTCGTCCATAGAATTGATCCCACAAACTAAGCGAGTAAGGATAAAACATTTTCATGCATTTACAAAGGCTTAACATGGTAGCCTGTCTCACACAGGCTGATAATTTAATTTGAGCCCAACCCATATCTGACTTAAGTCCGCATTTAATCACCTCTACCAAGTCAACAATACAAGGTCCAAGAACAACACAATAGTGCATTATCGAATGGTTCAGTTACTTCCGCCTATATCGAGAAAAGTGTGAGTGTTCACCTCTTTACAACTTTACACTtgtatttaacacattttttttttgtgttgaccaggagtatcccctaccgacagctggAACAATCTCCTTTAATGGGTTAATCCCTCCCAAGTTTGGCATTTTTCAGGAATTGAACCcatgaccacttgtttaagaaatTAGAGCCCTTATCACTCACACCAGTCAACTTTGGTTTTAGGATCTACATGTGATGTGTAGATGATCAAAGATATAAACGAATGAAGTACCTGATGAAACAAACACACCGCGGCATCGGTATGTAAGGGAATAAACACTTCacagcaaaaaaaaaacatataagtaCTAAACAACTCTTGATAAAGATAGCTACTAATTCGATTTTGAGCTTATGTGCTGGTTTTGGAGGTCGACATAGCTACGATAAACACATGGTGATAGCCGATAGGCCAACTCAAATACAGGATGAGCCGAGAAGGAAAACAGCAAAGACGTGGGGGGATATCGTACAAGATGAAATTGAGTGAACGACAAAAAACCGATACCAAAATCATATCCATACTCGTTTGATGAAATACTCCTAAAAGATCTACATTCACCCTTAAAAGTGTTCTCAGAGTTTAATCTGTTCCAACTTTGCTAACGATTCAGATCCCTGTAGTCCTTTACCGCAATCTTCCCCCTCAACGGGCCCTGCCAATGACTCTGGAACTTCCTGTTGAGCTGGTTGATCATCACGTACTGGCGTAGTCTGCCTAATACAAACAGGTTCAGGTATTTGAGATTCCTTGGATTCTTTTTCAGCTGACTTCTGAACTGGGTCAACTTTATCAACTGCTTTATTAGGCTGTGGAGCCTTTGAAACTGGTAGGGGAGAGCACAAAGGAACACTTTGCCTGATAGATACTGGTGGGGCAATTCGCACAGGTGGGGACGAGCAACAAAACATGGCATTCCTAATAGTTACTGGAGGTGCAATACTGTAGCACGCTGGTCGAGGATGCCGGATTGGTATGTACGGAGTTGCACCGACTCCAAGTAATCTCTGAGGCCGGATTCCTCGAGGCTCTGATGTCACATTATCAGTTACTAAGAATGGTGATGGGAGCGGCTGGGGCGGTGTCTTTTTCGGGAAGATAAGAGGTAGAATTTTAGAGGTGGGCTTCGCAGTACGTTGGGGACTCGGTGGTCTTGGGCTTTGTACAGGAAAGGTATGTGGGAAAGGCTGTGGAGTAGACGACGAGCTTGTCATTCTCTCCCTTAATCGGTAACTCAACAATGCCCGTGCTACACTAACCTGCTCAAGCTCATCTGAGTTCTCCTGCTCTGAAGATAAGCCTGTTGTTTGCTGCGCCACTGTTTATACAGaacaaaaacatcaaaacttCATACCAACTTAAAGGGGTGTTTCAAACAACAGTTGTGCTCATCAGCTACTCCCTCCATCATAATCGTTGTTTACGTATTCATTTTTAATCCATCTTACTCATTTGATTTAGATTTTTGTTTAGGTGAACTTTCTTTGTTAAAATGATTTGTCTTAATTTATTTTCCTAGCTGTACCAATGTGACAGGTGGACACCACAATCATTACGTTCTAACCGATTTAAAAACAAATATTCGCAAATTGATGAGACAAATGAACCAAAATGGAAATGATGTTATTTGTTAAAACTCCGATTACTTCTAGAAATCCATTCATAGCTTGAAGAATTGTGCTTGACTTGGCTACTTTTCAAGGACAAAAaatttgtgtttttgttctcaAATGAAGTGTAACCGAATTGCCGAGTGTGGACTTCGAGTGTTCAGCACGTAAAGTGGCAAAAACCGAAGAGTGTGAGTAACATAGATGCCCATTTTGTGTGGCAAGTTTACGTCTATGACCAATACCTAATGGATCCCAAGTAACACAGGCAGTTGTGTACATACTAGTATAGCTAACAAACACACAGAGTATCACGAATGCAGGATTGTAAAAATTTTACCAACTAGCTCGAAAGAAAATAAATCTAGAAAAGGAGGAGACAAATTGTGGCAGAACTGGGACAAGAAAGATTGGCCAAAATAGTTTATAACGGGTACGATAAACTTCTCATTTGAAATCTCTATGTTAATTCTTCTTGTTATTGGCGTTATTCTTTGGGATCATGCATCTTTCATTAATTTGCATTTCCATTTGCAAATTATTATGTCCCTTAATTTTGTGCAAGACACTCTTGGGTGTTTAGTGGTGGCGGAAGAGCACTATGTCTATATATAAGCAAAAGGATGCATCATGATCAACACTAGAATCACGTTTCCATGTTTTTTTACCTTTTAAGAAGTAGGTCAGAATGCCGAGGACATAAAACAGATTCTACAACTACCAGAATCAAAGAAATGTATCATGCACAATGAAAATGGAGTTGAAAGGAGGGCATACATTGTTTTAGAGATTGCCATGCTGCCATGGCTGCATTCTTCTCcgcttgttttttatttttagcAGGCTCACCCGTAAATGTGATCCCAGCCAGTTCTACTTTACCGGTAAAGACTGGATGGTGTCCAACTCCAGACCTAAAAGTGATGTAGTGTGGCAATGGAGCTCCAACCCTTTGTGATATCTCTTGTAGCAGGTTTTTGTAAACTCCAGTCTCATCCTGAACAGCAATAAAATCATCATTACAAAAGCAAAGATACAAGCAGCATAACATTGACATGAGTACATAACATTCAAAGCAAGTCGCAAAAGTGGCATGTATTTATTATTCAAAAATCTACCAAGCATTTGGGACACATTCTACAAACTAAAATGCATATTCAATGTTTTAGTTTATCTACTTTTTATATTTAGATCATTAGTTCTTCGCCTAAAGGAGAGCATGTTTCTTCGGACTATAAACAGAAAAAGGATTTGCTGAAATATTCATGTACCTGTAGTATACGAAAGCATGAATTTCATAGCAGAAAGTATGTAGATATCTTAAACCTAACGCTGGAAGAGCAGATAGAAACAGAAACTCACATAATTAAATAGATAATACCAAAATACTTCAAGTGCCCATGTATGTACACAACTACAGTGAATAACCTTGGGTTGAGACTCACCTAAAATAGTCTCATTTATAGTTTTATACTACCAATCACACTTGATAAAAACCCAGTCTCTGAACGTAAAGATGGAAAGGTCTTTCATCTTTAAACAATCCAACAATTATTTCAATCTAATGTGCAAGGCTCCCATGATAATGCGCATATAATATATATTCTTTCTCGCACTATTTCTCAGAGGCTGTTTCATAAAAACATTCGTCAAGCACAATTATGTATCATTACTCATTAGTATTTGGTCATCACCCTCCAATCACAACCACAATTTGAGGCGGTTGGTCGCATATATTGCACAGCAAACGAGTTTAGGCTGCACTGCAACGGCCAGTTCTGTATCATGACTGCAAACAATATTTAATACTGTCATATTACAAGAATACTAATGAAAACCATCACACTTTTGATTAGATATAGTTCTGGGAAGTTACTAGCTTATGTACAGCAGTTTATCATGTTGAGAGGTTAGTTGTTCTTTCTACTACACACGGTAAACATTCACTTGTTTCACTGAAGAATGTTTATTGACATATGCCACTTAATGTGTTCCAAGTACATTGAAATCAACATCGCCCATCAAGTTCGAAGCACAAAAATTAGGTAGAGGGTACACCAGTTATGGAAGGGATTATCAAATGAGCAAGTAGTGGCTGCATAAGGACCACACAGGACAATACCGCGCACACCAAATTCATCAGCATGCCAACTTTAAGCTATATTTCTCCATTTAAGTTCAGCTAATAAATAACAAATGCTCTCAACAAACCATCATTCAATAGTTCCGTCTCTCAAGTTATAAATTCGACCTGCATGATCATGTAGCTTACTACCACAACTATAATAAAGAGAAACCTTCTTTTGCAACAATAACCCAGCCTTAACGTTCAAAAAACGGTTTCAGAATCATAAATCTGAATGGGTGAAAGGAAATACGAGTACATGGCTTGAATAACTAAGTTATGTTGGCAAATTTAATATGAGAAAATCATGAACAGATAGCAAGTGCAGGATCAACACACTCAATTTGAAAAATATATCCCCTCATCTCTCTCTATCATGTGTATTAAACTCAAATTTATGGCGTACCAAACACATTCAATACACATTAATCCATCAGTAAGTGACTCGAATATTAAACATCCAAACAAACAGCGAGACTCTACGAGACGGTCTGGTCTCACAACCTAAATTCCTGAGGCAACTGTCTGTGATGCATCCACTGCTCGTATACGCCTGGTCTTACAAACTATATTACTTATATATTCAAATTTATGGCATACCACACATATTCAATACACATTAATCCATCAGTAAGTAACTCAAATATTAAACATTTAAACAATCGGCGAGTCTCTATGAGACGGTCTGGCCTCACAACCGAAATTCCTGACTCCTGAGGTAACTGCCTGTGATGCATCCACTGCTCGTATACGCCTGGTCTTACagcctaaattacttatataACCAAATGTATGGCGTACCAAACACATTCAATACACATTAATCCGTCAGTAAGTAACTCGACTATTAAacattcaaacaaacggcgagtCTCTATGAGACGGTCTGGTCTCACAACCTAAATTCCTAAGGCAACTGCCTGTGATGCATCCCACTGCTGGTATACGAATGGCCTTACAACCTAAATTATCTATATCTTCAAATTCATGGCGTACCAAACACATTCAATAGACACTAATCCATGAGTAAGTAAGTTGAATATCAAACCTTCAATCAAACGGTGAACGTCTTATGTATTCCTCGTTTAAGTATTTAAGGTTAACGGGTTAGTCTCGCACCGTAATACATGTACTTAATAATCTGAATTCAGAAGTAAGTGCAGTTGTTCTTCAATAACATCAATAAATAATCTCCTTAAATGCATTACTAAAACTAAAAAATTTCCAATTTATTTAATACCATCAATAAATAATTATACCCAATTTATAGTTCAAAAATTCCCCTGCTACTTACAGTATTTAATATTTCCTCTTGATTTAATACACTCCACATTTTAAAACCAACATTCGATGAATTCAAACATTCTGCCTTACAGTATGATTTTCATTTCACAGCACGAAAAACCGGCGAAATCAAGCATAGTTTACCAACCCTATTTACTCAAAACAAGCTGAAATTATCTCAAAAAATGCACTTTGCCACTTCATATAGTGCACATTATATATTTATGTCCTTACATTCTATTAGTTTTCGACTTcgtcaataataataattattactccctccacTTCATCCAATTAACCCCATTTGAGTGTTCCCTTTACTAGACGAAAAAATCAAATGGGGATAATCgaactaatactccctccgtcccaattatttgtttacttttataATCTTTGTGAgcataattaaataaaataaaaatgaaggcTTGTATTTCaccttgtgacggtcacaagcttgtgaccacTAGCGATAATATCTGattaaaataatattataaaCAAACGGGGtagtgagaggtcacaagcttgtgaccgtcCCTCCATCTTAACCCGTAGCCCCATTTGAGTGTTCCGTTGTCATGGAAAAATCAAATGGGGCTAGCTGATCGGGTTAACAGGAGACAACGGCTAACAActaacaaacaaataaaaaataaaaagagagaagacgAACGAGAATACGAGAAGCGAGGGAGTGAGTGGGGCCACGAGAAGAAAGAGAAACGAGAGCGACTTCAGCGGCGGAATGTTCAGCTTGACGGAGAGTAGAACAGTAATTCGGCGACTCAAAATTTTCGCCGCTAAAGTGAACAATAGCTTTAAACCGCGGCGCGTGATCGGGACCTTCGCGAATGCACGTGTAGGAAGGGAGATTAAAGCAACTCCTTTGTGCTAGTTCTTGTAGTTGATTTTTATacatagttttttttttgttgtaatGGAAGGGAAAaatggaggaggagaaggagaaggagaaggagttGGGTTGAGGTGGGTGAAGTGGTGGGGGGAGAGTGATGAAAAAAGGGAAAGAGATTGATGAGGGGGAATTAATGAGGAGTGTGTGTCGAGGGGGTGGATGATTAATTTAAGACTAGTTTAGATTCCGTGCAAATACAAGGTAtttaatgcttaaatacaacccaatgggttgtATTTAGTATTACCCTTATtaataagggtttttctaacatatgcccactaggcataggttAATAAGCTAAAATAGGAAAGTATTAAAtgtatttcttgtgaagaaaagtAGATGTGATAAGATATTACAATTTCCCATGAAAATATCATTTAATACTTTCATTTTTtgatttcttatcctatgcctagtggacataggttagaaaaaccgaaTTAATAATCACTCTCTCAATTTACTGTTAAAGTTTACAATATTGATGTGTTCTATTAATTATTAAGATAGAAAGAGGAAAACTTGAAAATAATTTTACATAAGAAAAATCAAAATATCATTGTGTATCTAGTGTTGTATTTTAGGGAGATTTTCGTATTTTATAAAATCACACTAATTAGTATTTCGACGATGTATTTTTCAAATAAGAGATCGAAGATATTTGTGATGGAGAAAATTctttaatataataattaaaatatatttaTGGTTAAAATGTGAAATAAGACCATGCCTAAGCAAGGTTATCAACTGGGtcgtgaccttgttgggtcacgcTAATGACGGTAATTAAGGAGTATTAAGGTGGTAATTTGGTGACCTTGAATAACTCTGGGTCAATTGGTGACCTTAAGTTGAGTTGGTGACCTTGTTGGTAACCCAGTTGGTGGCACTCTTCCATTGGTTGGAAACAAAAAAAGTACAACCGTCAAAACAAAGGGAAGGTGACATTTGGTTGAGTATGGTGACCCGGTAGGTGGCAGTCTCTCATTGGCTGAAAAGTGGAAAATAATTGGGTTGctgacctaggtcgtgaccttctgcttgggaggatAAAAGTGAGTCAAGATAATTAAGGTGTGATTAAGAAGAAAAATATTGGTGACCCGATTATCTCGACCTTCTGTTTGGGGATGGTCTAATACTCCgtaataatatgagtaaaatatATAGTAATCTTACAAACTAACATTTATCATGGAATATAGCATATGTAAAATATATGGTAGTCTAAAGTATTTGAGTGTAATATATTTCTCTACAAATATTGAGAAATAAGAATTATAAAGTAGGCCAACATTTTTATAGAAATTAAACAAAAGTTTAAGCCCAATATTTAAGAATAACCAGACCTATTTACTATTAAGGCCCAATTTGTAGTTGACGGTGATTTGAGTGGGAAAATTTATAGTTTCAcctatttatttaataaatagaGGATTGAAATGATTTTCGAAATTAGATAAGTGAAATGGGGTTTTGGGTTGGGTTTACTTAGGATTATTTTTGGACTAATAATTTATCCGATTATTTTGAGTCAAGTTATTTTTGGCCTatgtattttgggtcattttgttTTAGCTTTTTGTCTTTAATATATTTTTGGGTCACCTTTGATCCTCACCATTTTCGGGTCATTACCGGGACAAGTTTATCAGGTCGGGTCAGCCAATCAACTATATAAAAGGTAAATAATTGATTGAGACGTAAAAAGTAAATCTATGTTAAGATCGCTACAGCAGGTGTAAACACAAATGGAAAACATATCTACAACATTACTTATCGTTGCGTACTAAGTAGATAAATTAGTTATTTTAGATTTGATTCACGCTTATAAATTTTCTTAAGCAAGGTGTTGTATTCTTTCAAAgatttgttcaattttttttttaatttttttagaaaCAAAATTGATCAATTGATGTACTCCATAAATTTACAACTTTTTTATAAGGAACGCATGAAATTTTTTCGTTATCAAACTTTGTTAAAGTTAAATCTTGTGGGAAGTTAGCTAAAGTGTTCATGTAAATTTATAGGAAGTACTTACTATATTTTGTACACAAAAAAAAACTTGAAATTTATAtttgttattatgctttttttttttttttgaaattgtcatctcattaataatcaactaggcgtaggttacaatgaagataacaaatagacaaaggaaaatcaagattgctaacgtaaaaaatacattcaaaataacTATCTAAATACTGGTAATGGCGCTGCCActccaaaatcataaatttcttgaatctatgaataatcgatgtctttgcatccttcttgatggagggaaacagtgtagccgtcttgatgtattcatccacgaaacaaatctgataatctccccgtcgattaa
The Silene latifolia isolate original U9 population chromosome 11, ASM4854445v1, whole genome shotgun sequence genome window above contains:
- the LOC141610682 gene encoding double-stranded RNA-binding protein 2-like isoform X1 yields the protein MSMLCCLYLCFCNDDFIAVQDETGVYKNLLQEISQRVGAPLPHYITFRSGVGHHPVFTGKVELAGITFTGEPAKNKKQAEKNAAMAAWQSLKQLAQQTTGLSSEQENSDELEQVSVARALLSYRLRERMTSSSSTPQPFPHTFPVQSPRPPSPQRTAKPTSKILPLIFPKKTPPQPLPSPFLVTDNVTSEPRGIRPQRLLGVGATPYIPIRHPRPACYSIAPPVTIRNAMFCCSSPPVRIAPPVSIRQSVPLCSPLPVSKAPQPNKAVDKVDPVQKSAEKESKESQIPEPVCIRQTTPVRDDQPAQQEVPESLAGPVEGEDCGKGLQGSESLAKLEQIKL
- the LOC141610682 gene encoding double-stranded RNA-binding protein 2-like isoform X2, which gives rise to MYKNQLQELAQRSCFNLPSYTCIREGPDHAPRFKAIVHFSGENFESPNYCSTLRQAEHSAAEVALVSLSSRGPTHSLASRILDETGVYKNLLQEISQRVGAPLPHYITFRSGVGHHPVFTGKVELAGITFTGEPAKNKKQAEKNAAMAAWQSLKQLAQQTTGLSSEQENSDELEQVSVARALLSYRLRERMTSSSSTPQPFPHTFPVQSPRPPSPQRTAKPTSKILPLIFPKKTPPQPLPSPFLVTDNVTSEPRGIRPQRLLGVGATPYIPIRHPRPACYSIAPPVTIRNAMFCCSSPPVRIAPPVSIRQSVPLCSPLPVSKAPQPNKAVDKVDPVQKSAEKESKESQIPEPVCIRQTTPVRDDQPAQQEVPESLAGPVEGEDCGKGLQGSESLAKLEQIKL